A genomic region of Prionailurus viverrinus isolate Anna chromosome D4, UM_Priviv_1.0, whole genome shotgun sequence contains the following coding sequences:
- the ASB6 gene encoding ankyrin repeat and SOCS box protein 6 isoform X2, with amino-acid sequence MPFLHGFRRIIFEYQPLVDAILGSLGIQDPERQEPLDGSSYVASEESRILVLTELLERKAHSPFYQEGVSNALLKMAELGLTRAADVLLRNGANLNFEDPVTYYTALHIAVLRNQPDMVELLVRHGADINRRDRGRPRCCTHWPAVTGCRSTTPRTSGSYWKEGQTSRPPPKTGTPCSPASSSCSGRRWEGTRTRPR; translated from the exons ATGCCGTTCCTGCACGGCTTCCGGAGGATCATCTTCGAGTACCAGCCGCTGGTGGATGCGATTCTGGGCTCCCTGGGGATCCAGGACCCTGAGCGGCAGGAGCCTCTGGACGG gtCCAGTTATGTTGCCAGCGAGGAGAGCCGGATCCTGGTTCTCACTGAGCTGCTGGAGAGAAAGGCCCACTCCCCTTTTTACCAGGAAGGTGTGAGCAACGCCCTGCTGAAGATGGCCGAGCTGGGGCTGACCCGGGCGGCCGATGTTCTCCTGCGCAACGGGGCCAACCTCAACTTTGAAG ACCCCGTCACCTACTACACCGCCCTGCACATCGCCGTCCTGCGAAACCAGCCCGACATGGTGGAGCTGCTGGTGCGCCACGGGGCCGACATTAACCGGAGGGACCGG gGAAGACCGCGCTGCTGCACGCACTGGCCAGCAGTGACGGGGTGCAGATCTACAACACCGAGAACATCCGGCTCTTATTGGAAGGAG GGGCAGACGTCAAGGCCACCACCAAAGACGGGGACACCGTGTTCACCTGCATCATCTTCCTGCTCGGGGAGACGGTGGGAGGGGACAAGGACGAGGCCCAGATGA
- the NTMT1 gene encoding N-terminal Xaa-Pro-Lys N-methyltransferase 1 isoform X1 — MTSEVIEDEKQFYSKAKTYWKEVPPTVDGMLGGYGHISSIDISSSRKFLQRFLREGPNKTGTSCALDCGAGIGRITKRLLLPLFGVVDMVDVTEDFLIKAKTYLGEEGKRVRNYFCCGLQDFSPEPNSYDVIWIQWVIVPVIGRIWGQFCVEKTSMSKNLGTLKKVGMSFCHLTDQHLAEFLRRCKQGLRPNGIIVIKDNMAQEGVILDDVDSSVCRGLEVVHRIIRSAGLSLLAQERQENLPDEIYHVYSLALR, encoded by the exons ATGACGAGTGAGGTGATCGAAGATGAGAAACAGTTCTATTCGAAGGCTAAGACGTACTGGAAGGAAGTCCCGCCCACCGTGGACGGCATGCTCGGGGGGTATGGCCACATCTCCAGCATCGACATCAGCAGCTCCCGGAAGTTCCTGCAGAGGTTTTTGAGG GAAGGCCCAAACAAGACGGGGACCTCCTGTGCCTTGGACTGCGGGGCCGGCATAGGCCGGATCACCAAGCGGCTGCTCCTGCCGCTCTTTGGAGTGGTGGATATGGTGGACGTGACCGAAGACTTTCTGATTAAAGCCAAGACCtacctgggggaggagggcaagaGGGTGAGGAACTACTTCTGCTGCGGCCTCCAGGACTTCAGCCCCGAGCCTAACTCCTACGATGTCATCTGGATCCAGTGGGTGATAG TACCTGTTATAGGACGCATTTGGGGGCAGTTTTGTGTTGAAAAAACGTCAATGAGCAAGAACTTAGGCACACTGAAGAAAGTGGGAATgagttttt GTCACCTGACTGATCAGCACCTGGCCGAGTTCCTGCGGCGCTGCAAGCAGGGCCTGCGCCCCAACGGCATCATTGTCATCAAAGACAACATGGCCCAGGAGGGCGTGATCCTGGATGACGTGGACAGCAGCGTGTGCCGGGGCCTCGAGGTGGTCCACAGGATCATCCGCAGCGCGGGCCTCAGCCTGCTAGCCCAGGAGCGCCAGGAGAACCTTCCCGACGAGATCTATCACGTGTACAGCTTAGCCCTGAGATGA
- the ASB6 gene encoding ankyrin repeat and SOCS box protein 6 isoform X1 codes for MPFLHGFRRIIFEYQPLVDAILGSLGIQDPERQEPLDGSSYVASEESRILVLTELLERKAHSPFYQEGVSNALLKMAELGLTRAADVLLRNGANLNFEDPVTYYTALHIAVLRNQPDMVELLVRHGADINRRDRIHESSPLDLASEEPERLPCLQRLLDLGADVNAADKHGKTALLHALASSDGVQIYNTENIRLLLEGGADVKATTKDGDTVFTCIIFLLGETVGGDKDEAQMISRFCFQVTKLLLAHGADPSECPAHESLTHICLKSFKLHFPLLRFLLESGAAYNCSLHGASCWSGFHIIFERLCSHPGCAEDESHVDLLRKAETVLDLMVTNSQKLQLPENFDIHPVGSLAEKIQALHFSLRQLESYPPSLKHLCRVYIRLYLQPWPVDVKVKALPLPDRLKWYLLSEHSGTTEEDI; via the exons ATGCCGTTCCTGCACGGCTTCCGGAGGATCATCTTCGAGTACCAGCCGCTGGTGGATGCGATTCTGGGCTCCCTGGGGATCCAGGACCCTGAGCGGCAGGAGCCTCTGGACGG gtCCAGTTATGTTGCCAGCGAGGAGAGCCGGATCCTGGTTCTCACTGAGCTGCTGGAGAGAAAGGCCCACTCCCCTTTTTACCAGGAAGGTGTGAGCAACGCCCTGCTGAAGATGGCCGAGCTGGGGCTGACCCGGGCGGCCGATGTTCTCCTGCGCAACGGGGCCAACCTCAACTTTGAAG ACCCCGTCACCTACTACACCGCCCTGCACATCGCCGTCCTGCGAAACCAGCCCGACATGGTGGAGCTGCTGGTGCGCCACGGGGCCGACATTAACCGGAGGGACCGG ATCCACGAGAGCAGCCCCTTGGACCTGGCCAGCGAGGAGCCGGAGCGCCTGCCCTGCCTGCAGCGCCTCCTGGACCTCGGGGCAGACGTCAATGCGGCCGACAAGCACG gGAAGACCGCGCTGCTGCACGCACTGGCCAGCAGTGACGGGGTGCAGATCTACAACACCGAGAACATCCGGCTCTTATTGGAAGGAG GGGCAGACGTCAAGGCCACCACCAAAGACGGGGACACCGTGTTCACCTGCATCATCTTCCTGCTCGGGGAGACGGTGGGAGGGGACAAGGACGAGGCCCAGATGATCAGCCGCTTCTGCTTCCAAGTCACGAAGCTGCTGCTGGCCCACGGGGCCGACCCCAGCGAGTGCCCGGCCCACGAGTCCCTCACCCACATCTGCCTTAAGAGCTTCAAACTGCATTTCCCTCTCCTGCGCTTCCTGCTGGAGTCCGGAGCAGCCTATAACTGTTCCCTCCACGGTGCGTCCTGCTGGTCTGGCTTCCACATCATCTTCGAGAGGCTCTGTTCGCACCCGGGCTGCGCGGAAGACGAGAGCCACGTGGACCTGCTGCGCAAAGCCGAGACCGTCCTGGATCTCATGGTGACTAATTCCCAGAAACTCCAGCTGCCCGAAAACTTCGATATCCACCCCGTGGGCAGCCTGGCAGAGAAGATCCAGGCCCTTCACTTCTCCTTGAGGCAGCTGGAGAGCTATCCCCCGTCCCTCAAGCACCTGTGTCGCGTTTACATCCGCCTCTACCTTCAGCCCTGGCCTGTGGATGTGAAGGTCAAAGCCCTGCCTCTGCCCGACAGGCTGAAGTGGTACCTCCTTAGTGAGCACAGCGGTACCACGGAGGAGGACATCTGA
- the CD4H9orf50 gene encoding uncharacterized protein C9orf50 homolog: protein MTRRHPNPWTQQVASPNPWTQQVAPKGLPGDRARRRKDPLLPSLPLPQIRGVSGAGATRGSRASGSDDGWWGGSSLPELGVGVRSAPLSLPTLPTGAQRAAQNRAKLRSLLLPPLLRAGAPRDPAPRPGQSEDPCRGSARGTPDSRLALQGELLPSKFREFLQRTGAECVRATPPTSSARQSKKSVSEHCQHLPRCPHCSFPSDLRGQSSYFQNSLKKILLRRIPALGTLKRDRSQFITFKKANQPHGVQAPKLKTVLAHSSSGEGSKKRRRFCPFRVRFADETLRDSALRYWERALAVRQGHIEKGIATGSMTSERVFRSVGRWLESLPKALCPRAQEEAMASISFSWDCPGLAPQEPQGHLSEDASMKSSLPFIPRATTQRPQSGLKTFLEAHSILEQVDRSPSSWSQKLESFLPSVALVLNRGRPKGSCLL, encoded by the exons ATGACCCGGCGTCACCCCAACCCCTGGACGCAGCAGGTGGCGTCCCCCAACCCCTGGACCCAGCAGGTGGCGCCCAAGGGGCTCCCCGGCGACCGCGCTCGCCGAAGGAAAGACCCGCTGCTGCCCAGTTTGCCCCTGCCCCAAATCCGGGGAGTATCTGGCGCGGGGGCCACCCGGGGCTCGAGGGCCTCGGGGAGCGACGACGGGTGGTGGGGCGGGTCCTCGCtcccagagctgggggtgggTGTCAGGAGCGCCCCGCTGAGCCTGCCTACGCTGCCCACCGGGGCCCAGCGGGCGGCGCAGAACCGGGCGAAGCTGAGGTCGCTCCTGCTGCCGCCCCTGCTCCGGGCCGGTGCGCCCCGGGACCCCGCGCCCCGGCCTGGACAGAGCGAGGACCCCTGCAGGGGCTCGGCCAGGGGGACCCCGGACTCCCGGCTCGCGCTCCAAGGAGAGCTCCTCCCCAGCAAGTTCCGGGAGTTCCTGCAGCGGACGGGGGCAGAGTGCGTCCGGGCGACGCCACCGA cATCCTCAGCACGGCAATCAAAAAAGAGTGTGTCAGAGCACTGCCAGCACCTTCCCCGGTGTCCCCACTGTTCCTTCCCTTCAGACCTGCG GGGTCAGTCATCGTACTTCCAGAATAGTCTTAAGAAGATTTTGCTGCGTCGGATACCTGCCCTGGGGACCCTGAAGAGAGATCGCTCGCAATTCATCACCTTCAAAAAGGCCAACCA GCCCCACGGTGTCCAGGCCCCCAAGCTCAAGACTGTGCTCGCTCACAGCTCCTCGGGAGAAGGCTCCAAGAAGCGTAGGCGCTTCTGCCCCTTCCGCGTGCGATTTGCTGATGAGACCCTGCGGGACAGCGCGCTCCGCTACTGGGAACGTGCCTTGGCAG TCCGGCAGGGCCACATCGAGAAGGGGATAGCCACCGGGTCAATGACATCAGAACGGGTGTTCAGGAGTGTCGGGAGATGGCTGGAGAGTTTGCCCAAAGCCCTGTGCCCCAGGGCCCAGGAGGAGGCCATGGCCAGCATCTCGTTCAGCTGGGACTGCCCGGGCCT GGCCCCCCAGGAGCCACAGGGCCACCTCTCTGAGGATGCCTCCATGAAAAGCAGCCTGCCCTTCATCCCCAGGGCCACCACCCAGAGGCCGCAAAGTGGCCTCAAAACCTTCCTGGAAGCCCACAGCATCCTGGAGCAGGTGGACAGATCGCCCAGCTCCTGGAGCCAGAAGCTG GAGTCCTTCCTGCCCAGCGTGGCGCTGGTCCTGAACCGAGGCCGCCCTAAGGGCTCCTGCCTTCTGTGA
- the NTMT1 gene encoding N-terminal Xaa-Pro-Lys N-methyltransferase 1 isoform X2 has translation MTSEVIEDEKQFYSKAKTYWKEVPPTVDGMLGGYGHISSIDISSSRKFLQRFLREGPNKTGTSCALDCGAGIGRITKRLLLPLFGVVDMVDVTEDFLIKAKTYLGEEGKRVRNYFCCGLQDFSPEPNSYDVIWIQWVIGHLTDQHLAEFLRRCKQGLRPNGIIVIKDNMAQEGVILDDVDSSVCRGLEVVHRIIRSAGLSLLAQERQENLPDEIYHVYSLALR, from the exons ATGACGAGTGAGGTGATCGAAGATGAGAAACAGTTCTATTCGAAGGCTAAGACGTACTGGAAGGAAGTCCCGCCCACCGTGGACGGCATGCTCGGGGGGTATGGCCACATCTCCAGCATCGACATCAGCAGCTCCCGGAAGTTCCTGCAGAGGTTTTTGAGG GAAGGCCCAAACAAGACGGGGACCTCCTGTGCCTTGGACTGCGGGGCCGGCATAGGCCGGATCACCAAGCGGCTGCTCCTGCCGCTCTTTGGAGTGGTGGATATGGTGGACGTGACCGAAGACTTTCTGATTAAAGCCAAGACCtacctgggggaggagggcaagaGGGTGAGGAACTACTTCTGCTGCGGCCTCCAGGACTTCAGCCCCGAGCCTAACTCCTACGATGTCATCTGGATCCAGTGGGTGATAG GTCACCTGACTGATCAGCACCTGGCCGAGTTCCTGCGGCGCTGCAAGCAGGGCCTGCGCCCCAACGGCATCATTGTCATCAAAGACAACATGGCCCAGGAGGGCGTGATCCTGGATGACGTGGACAGCAGCGTGTGCCGGGGCCTCGAGGTGGTCCACAGGATCATCCGCAGCGCGGGCCTCAGCCTGCTAGCCCAGGAGCGCCAGGAGAACCTTCCCGACGAGATCTATCACGTGTACAGCTTAGCCCTGAGATGA